TCCTTTTCGATTTTCTTTTCATCCAAGTTTTGCGCCCACAAAACATTGATGTCTTCAATATTTTCACTCTGCTGAGAAAGACAACTTATGAAAACGTCTATTCCGTCGTCGTCAATGTCTTCCACTTTTTCGAGGTCAAACAAGACTTTGCTCCCGACCTTTTTACTTGCAAAATCATTTATTGCGTTAATCAAAACCGACGGTTTATCTTTCGCCGTCATATTTCCTATAACACGCACCACCAAAAAATCGCCCAATTCCTTAATATCGTATTTCATACCCCTCTGCCCTCCTCGCAATCGTGTATTACACCTGCATTTTTTTTACACTTCCACGTCGCGCACAAACAACAAATCGACGTATTCCAAAAAATCGTTCATAATTGTATCTTTTAATCGGTATCCGTTCCTCATAAATCTCGCAACTACCAAGTCTATTTCATCAAAAATATCTTTTGGTGCGCGCTTAAAACCGATTTTTATGCGATATTCTTTATATTCAAGCATTTTTTTTATTTTCACCTTTCAAAAAAAACGGGCAGACCACATGCGGTCTACCCTTAAATGCACTCTAAAATCTTATCTTGTAGCCGTAATTCTTTGTTGCAACACAGAAACGCCGTTTCTTTTCACATTGAGAATATGCACGCCTGCCCCAAGATTATCCGTTCTCAAACCCGTTGAGTTTATACCGTTTACAGCATTTATGTTTCTGCTCGAAATCAGTCGTCCCTGCAAACTGTAAAGTTCAACGGTGTATGCTCCCTCTTGCAAACGAAGCGATATTTGTCCGTTTCGTATTCCCGCAAAACCCGCAACAGCCGCAGGTCTTCTTTGAGTAGCCTCTATTTCTCCGATTTGCGTTGCGGTTGGGTCTGCCTTAAACACGCGGACATAATCAATCCGCATTGTAGCAGGAAATTGCGCAGGGTCAATATTTCTTGTTCCGTCAGGGTCAAACCAACCGCCTATTGCAAGGTTCATTATGATATGGAAATATTGGTCAAACGGCGCATACGGATTATTGAGATGCTCAAGTCCCGCGGCGGGAACCGAATGCCACTGATTATGACCCGCCGCAAAGAACATATATCCGTTCACATACCATTTTATGGAATCTTCTTGCCACACAACGCTATAAACGTTAAAATCTCTAGTATCAAAGGGACGTCCTTCTCTCGGACGATTATAGCCTGCTATGTGAGTGTTAGCGGGCCACGCTCCGCCAAAGTGAATTGCCCCGACGCTTTGGTTAGGAAGACGACCCATTCCTTCCATAACGTCAATTTCGCCCGAAGACGCCCAGCCGCCGTAAACATCGTACTCTGGCATCATCCACGCCGCGGGCCAAGTGCCGACTACTCCGCCGGGAAGCTGAATTCTAAAGTCAATTCTTCCGTATTTAAAAGAAAATCTTGATCCGCCAAATCTGCGGTCGGAAAGAACTTTACCCGAAGAAAAATAAGCCGTTTCGTTGCAGTTTGTAAAGTGTCTCGGATCGTTTGCTCGTGCGACTAAATGCAAATAACCGTCTTGCACAAAAACGTTATTGGGATGGTCGCGGTAATGTTGAAGTTCATTGTTTCCCCAACCGCGAGTTCCGCAGTTTACACCTTCGTCGCTACCATCTTGATTAGGATTGCCGAGATGCCAACCTTGGTCAACTCTCCAATTGTCCCTGTTGATTTCCGCACCTTCAAATTCATCGTTCCAATAAAGTCTCCACCCCGTTAAATTTCCCGGAATTTTAGGGTCTCCAATCGGAATATTGCCAAATCGCGACGGGTCAGGTCTCGGAGCGCTCGGATTTCCTACAAAACTAAAGGTTGCCCAATTGTTGCCAACCGTGCCGCCTGCTTGTCCGTTTTCAGGAAAGCCTATACGAAAATTGTAATTTTGCGTAATGGGTTGAAACCAAATACCGCCGCCGTGTTCCCACCAAAAACCCCAT
The Chitinivibrionia bacterium genome window above contains:
- a CDS encoding family 16 glycosylhydrolase: MGAGYLFKAMAIMGIIATTVSAQVIRITSMERRGEATINTTLAGNAGIVSPIFNGGAMDFAQVFEDLRVFVRANGTSGDWVVLNGNAESGFIWGENWGAWWPPEGYGGIWIYVDRNTNVRLQSSTNTSIAVEYTLNFTGGTRTGNELTIYGSNERRADNGGSLGISFNDLRIGGAAVRAQDRERFVYQIRIGENWVAMDNSASTFTWQNSGYNNMSPDNQWGFWWEHGGGIWFQPITQNYNFRIGFPENGQAGGTVGNNWATFSFVGNPSAPRPDPSRFGNIPIGDPKIPGNLTGWRLYWNDEFEGAEINRDNWRVDQGWHLGNPNQDGSDEGVNCGTRGWGNNELQHYRDHPNNVFVQDGYLHLVARANDPRHFTNCNETAYFSSGKVLSDRRFGGSRFSFKYGRIDFRIQLPGGVVGTWPAAWMMPEYDVYGGWASSGEIDVMEGMGRLPNQSVGAIHFGGAWPANTHIAGYNRPREGRPFDTRDFNVYSVVWQEDSIKWYVNGYMFFAAGHNQWHSVPAAGLEHLNNPYAPFDQYFHIIMNLAIGGWFDPDGTRNIDPAQFPATMRIDYVRVFKADPTATQIGEIEATQRRPAAVAGFAGIRNGQISLRLQEGAYTVELYSLQGRLISSRNINAVNGINSTGLRTDNLGAGVHILNVKRNGVSVLQQRITATR